From the genome of Camarhynchus parvulus chromosome 8, STF_HiC, whole genome shotgun sequence, one region includes:
- the DIO1 gene encoding type I iodothyronine deiodinase codes for MSGIRVLLQKILILLQVTLSVVVGKTLMILFPNAMKRYILKMGEKSRMNKNPKFSYENWGPTFFSFKYLQFVLKVKWKRLEDEAYEGHPAPNTPVVTLSGEVCHLLDFMKDNRPLILNFGSCTUPSFMLKFDEFNQLIKDFSSIADFLIIYIEEAHAVDGWAFKNNVIIKNHRSLEDRKIAAQFLQKNHPLCPVVLDTMENLSSSKYAALPERLYMLQGGKVIYKGGVGPWNYHPQEIRAILEKLK; via the exons ATGTCAGGCATCAGGGTACTGCTACAGAAAATCCTGATCCTTCTGCAGGTTACTCTGTCTGTTGTGGTGGGCAAAACACTGATGATACTGTTCCCCAATGCCATGAAAAGATACATCCTAAAGATGGGTGAAAAGAGCAGAATGAACAAGAATCCAAAGTTCAGCTACGAAAACTGGGGCCCGACTTTTTTCAGCTTCAAGTATTTGCAGTTTGTGCTGAAGGTGAAGTGGAAGAGGCTGGAGGATGAAGCCTACGAGGGACACCCTGCTCCCAACACACCAGTGGTGACCCTCAGCGGGGAAGTTTGTCACCTCCTGGATTTCATGAAAG atAACCGACCTTTAATCCTGAACTTTGGAAGCTGCACCTGACCTTCATTTATGCTAAAATTTGATGAGTTCAACCAGCTTATCAAAGATTTCAGTTCAATAGCAGATTTCCTTATCATCTACATTGAGGAAGCTCATGCAGTAG ATGGAtgggcttttaaaaacaatgtcattattaaaaatcacagaagcCTTGAAGATCGAAAAATTGCAGCacaatttcttcagaaaaatcacCCTCTATGTCCAGTGGTTTTAGACACTATGGAAAACCTGAGCAGTTCAAAATACGCTGCGCTGCCAGAGCGACTCTACATGCTTCAGGGAGGGAAAGTCATCTACAAG GGAGGAGTGGGGCCTTGGAATTACCACCCCCAGGAAATACGTGCCATcctggaaaaactgaaatag